A window from Theropithecus gelada isolate Dixy chromosome 1, Tgel_1.0, whole genome shotgun sequence encodes these proteins:
- the UHMK1 gene encoding serine/threonine-protein kinase Kist isoform X3, with translation MAGSGCAWGAEPPRFLEAFGRLWQVQSRLGSGSSASVYRVRCCGNPGSPPGALKQFLPPGTTGAAASAAEYGFRKERAALEQLQGHRNIVTLYGVFTIHFSPNVPSRCLLLELLDVSVSELLLYSSHQGCSMWMIQHCARDVLEALAFLHHEGYVHADLKPRNILWSAENECFKLIDFGLSFKEGNQDVKYIQTDGYRAPEAELQNCLAQAGLQSDTECTSAVDLWSLGIILLEMFSGMKLKHTVRSQEWKANSSAIIDHIFASKAVVNAAIPAYHLRDLIKSMLHDDPSRRIPAEMALCSPFFSIPFAPHIEDLVMLPTPVLRLLNVLDDDYLENEEEYEGLCRVCKCW, from the exons ATGGCGGGATCCGGCTGCGCCTGGGGCGCGGAGCCGCCGCGTTTTCTGGAGGCCTTCGGACGGCTGTGGCAGGTACAGAGCCGTCTGGGTAGCGGCTCCTCCGCCTCGGTGTATCGGGTTCGCTGCTGCGGCAACCCTGGCTCGCCGCCCGGCGCCCTCAAGCAGTTCTTGCCGCCAGGAACCACCGGGGCTGCGGCCTCGGCCGCCGAGTATGGTTTCCGCAAAGAGAGGGCGGCGCTGGAACAGTTGCAGGGTCACAGGAACATCG tgACTTTGTATGGAGTGTTTACAATCCACTTTTCTCCAAATGTGCCATCACGCTGTCTGTTGCTTGAACTCCTGGATGTCAGTGTTTCGGAATTGCTCTTATATTCCAGTCACCAGGGTTGTTCCATGTGGATGATACAGCATTGTGCCCGAGATGTTTTGGAGGCCCTTGCTTTTCTTCATCATGAGGGCTATGTCCATGCAGACCTCAAGCCACGTAACATATTGTGGAGTGCGGAGAATGAATGTTTTAAACTCATTGACTTTGGGCTTAGCTTCAAAGAAGGCAATCAG GATGTAAAGTATATTCAGACAGACGGGTATCGGGCTCCAGAAGCAGAACTGCAAAATTGcttggcccaggctggcctgcagAGTGATACAGAGTGTACCTCAGCTGTTGATCTGTGGAGCCTAGGAATCATTTTACTGGAAATGTTCTCAGGAATGAAACTGAAACATACAGTCAGATCTCAGGAATGGAAG GCAAACAGTTCTGCTATTATTGATCACATATTTGCCAGTAAAGCAGTGGTGAATGCCGCGATTCCAGCCTATCACCTAAGAGACCTTATCAAAAG catGCTTCATGATGATCCAAGCAGAAGAATTCCTGCTGAAATGGCATTGTGCAGCCCATTCTTTAGCATTCCTTTTG CCCCTCATATTGAAGATCTGGTCATGCTTCCCACTCCAGTGCTAAGACTGCTGAATGTGCTGGATGATGATTATCTTGAGAATGAAGAGGAATATGAAG